In Apteryx mantelli isolate bAptMan1 chromosome 18, bAptMan1.hap1, whole genome shotgun sequence, a single window of DNA contains:
- the E2F1 gene encoding transcription factor E2F1 encodes MAAGGAAGLAALLGGASPRLLIVSAAEEPPGGGRPDADLLLFATPQPARPGAAPRRPALGRPPVKRKLNLETDHQYIAESLPTARGKARNPAKGAKSPGEKSRYETSLNLTTKRFLELLSQSPDGVVDLNWAAEVLKVQKRRIYDITNVLEGIQLITKKSKNNIQWLGSQATVGPSNQHRVLEKELRDLQAAERQLDDLIQTCTVQLRLLTEDPGNQHAAYVTCQDLRSIADPSEQMVMVIKAPPETQLQVSDPAEAFQVSVKSTQGPIDVFLCPEDSSGVCSPVKSPFKAAVEELSPNSSQPRASPLLHPAQDVNMPLLPGEQEPLLPAEGPLPGKCPADEVSLSPLASMDALLEQSKDDFSGFLPDEFINLSPPQPQDYHFGLEEGEGISELFDCDFGDFTPLDF; translated from the exons atggcggcgggcggcgcggcggggctggcggcgctgcTGGGCGGCGCCTCCCCGCGCCTCCTCATCGTCTCGGCGGCCGAGGAGCCcccgggcggcggccgccccgacGCCGATCTCCTGCTCTTCGCCAcgccgcagcccgcccgcccgggcgccgcgccgcgccggcccgcgcTGGGCCGCCCGCCG GTGAAGAGGAAGCTGAACTTGGAGACGGATCACCAGTACATAGCGGAGAGCCTGCCGACGGCCCGGGGCAAAGCGCGAAACCCTGCTAAAG GGGCAAAGTCTCCCGGGGAGAAGTCTCGCTACGAAACCTCACTGAACCTCACCACCAAGCGCTTCCTGGAGCTCCTGAGCCAGTCGCCTGACGGTGTGGTGGACCTCAACTGGGCAGCTGAGGTCCTGAAGGTGCAAAAGAGGCGCATCTACGACATCACCAATGTCCTGGAGGGCATCCAGCTCATCACCAAGAAGTCCAAGAACAACATCCAGTGGCT GGGCAGCCAGGCCACGGTGGGACCCTCCAACCAGCACCGAGTGCTGGAGAAGGAGCTGCGGGACCTGCAGGCGGCCGAGCGGCAGCTGGACGACCTCATCCAGACGTGCACCGTCCAGCTGAGGCTGCTCACGGAGGACCCTGGGAACCAGCA TGCAGCCTACGTGACCTGCCAGGATCTCCGGAGCATTGCGGACCCCTCCGAGCAGATGGTGATGGTTATCAAGGCCCCCCCAGAGACCCAGCTGCAGGTCTCGGACCCCGCGGAG GCTTTCCAGGTGTCTGTGAAAAGCACTCAGGGCCCCATCGACGTGTTCCTCTGCCCCGAAGACAGCTCTGGGGTCTGCAGCCCTGTCAAGAGCCCGTTCAAAGCAGCCGTGGAGGAATTGTCCCCCAATTCTTCGCAGCCCAGGGCCTCCCCACTCCTGCATCCGGCCCAGGACGTGAACATGCCGCTGCTGCCTGGAGAGCAAG AGCCCCTGCTGCCCGCGGAGGGCCCGCTGCCCGGCAAGTGCCCCGCCGACGAGGTGAGCCTCTCGCCGCTGGCCTCCATGGACGCTCTCTTGGAGCAGAGCAAGGACGATTTCTCAGGCTTCCTCCCGGACGAGTTCATCAACCTGTCCCCTCCGCAGCCCCAGGATTACCACTTCGGCCTGGAGGAGGGCGAGGGCATCAGCGAACTGTTCGACTGTGACTTTGGGGACTTCACGCCCTTGGACTTCTGA